From Anticarsia gemmatalis isolate Benzon Research Colony breed Stoneville strain chromosome 3, ilAntGemm2 primary, whole genome shotgun sequence, one genomic window encodes:
- the LOC142987356 gene encoding uncharacterized protein LOC142987356 isoform X2 — protein sequence MYKIYTRSNNYFHCKQQLTNSFFGANNNIGQDIQRIHVTTTLKFPPATALKLPTNVVDINSTEMGRFSPLRERDISGPVISSCYRKQIDMGKIDITVQSDPHVNKYDCRGAVSLNSSMQSNVPSPFSGNHTHLNMPGSQWGQGQKYLSDNLQSAHYLTLRNEYRSRGRNDVA from the exons atgtataaaatatatacaagaTCAAACAATTACTTCCATTGTAAACAGCAACTAACGAATTCGTTCTTTG GTGCAAACAACAACATCGGACAGGACATACAGCGCATACATGTGACCACTACTCTCAAATTTCCACCAGCCACTGCTTTAAAGCTACCTACTAATGTAGTTGATATAAATTCAACAGAAATGGGTAGGTTTTCACCCTTACGAGAACGAGACATTTCTGGCCCTGTCATCAGTTCCTGCTACAGAAAACAAATTGATATGGGGAAAATTGACATTACTGTTCAGTCAGACCCCCATGTCAATAAATATGATTGTAGAGGAGCAGTCAGCTTGAATTCTTCTATGCAAAGTAATGTTCCAAGCCCGTTTAGTGGCAATCACACCCATTTAAACATGCCTGGATCACAATGGGGTCAGGGACAGAAATACCTGTCTGACAATCTACAGAGTGCACACTATCTGACCCTCAGGAATGAGTACAGATCAAGAGGAAGGAATGACG
- the LOC142987359 gene encoding 2',5'-phosphodiesterase 12, with protein MLFPFLRWSNRFFSTVISKSSAMNMNRCYFRYVQQEDKIDISFLLDIKGSARQFNFSRNPSESLQILLGRIKTNIQKVINKANKKKKNSENDEDIQIQFCDADNKVIDEHSTCKELFQYSGPVKLKMLNNEYEVVFNSPWVLTMNLPQSILAGFPVYPENFETQYTKFDKCLFKWYTSITTNSQGRELNDSHLKWNLTGNTYSYTPSTEDIGMKLKLECTPGNGDTIGPSVEALSKNTIQAGPGNCPFETRHLFTKQKLQNKSFRCVTYNILADLYCDSDHTRTVLYPYCPPYALHIDYRKQLIVKELLGYNSDVMCLQEVDRKIFKNCLKPILGAEGLDGAFYKKGKEVAEGLACFYRKDRFQFVGEESIVLAEAVKTKLCLKPIWDKIKDNTPLTERLLDRSTVSSATFLQSLDNPNELLLVANTHLYFHPDADHIRLIQGGIVIYWLMDLKEKMVTQFPGKRISVILCGDFNSVPSCGIYQLYTTGTSPSTLPDWKSNITEAVSGLSLEQNIALSSACGTPMYTNFTDGFADCLDYIFYEKINLDVEQVVPLPSTEELRLHTALPSVVFPSDHISLVSDLRFK; from the exons atgctatttcCGTTTCTTCGTTGGagtaatagatttttttctactGTTATATCTAAATCCAGTGCCATGAATATGAACAGatgttactttagatatgttCAACAAGAAGACAAAATTGATATATCTTTTTTGTTAGACATAAAAGGATCTGCTAGGCAGTTTAATTTTAGTCGAAATCCTTCAGAAAGTTTGCAAATATTACTCGGacgaattaaaacaaatatacaaaaagtaaTCAACAAAgccaataaaaagaaaaaaaacagtgAAAATGATGAAGatattcaaatacaattttgcGATGCTGACAATAAAGTGATTGATGAACATAGTACCTGCAAGGAACTATTTCAATATAGTGGTCCGGTAAAACTCAAGATGCTCAACAATGAATATGAAGTTGTATTCAATTCTCCATGGGTTCTAACTATGAATTTACCACAGAGCATTCTAGCAGGTTTCCCAGTTTATCCAGAAAACTTCGAAACTCAATATACTAAGtttgataaatgtttatttaagtggTACACTAGTATTACTACAAACAGTCAAGGTAGAGAACTAAATGACAGCCATCTAAAGTGGAATTTAACCGGGAACACTTACAGTTATACACCTAGTACAGAAGATATTGGTATGAAATTGAAATTGGAGTGTACACCGG gcAATGGTGACACCATTGGCCCTTCTGTGGAAGCCTTgtctaaaaatacaatacaagcTGGTCCTGGAAACTGTCCATTTGAAACAAGACAtttgtttactaaacaaaaacTCCAGAATAAAAG cTTTAGGTGcgttacatacaatattttagcaGATTTGTATTGTGATTCAGATCATACCAGAACTGTTCTTTATCCATACTGCCCACCTTATGCATTACACATTGACTACAGAAAACAACTCATTGTAAAAGAATTACTTG gctACAATAGTGATGTTATGTGCCTTCAAGAAGtggatagaaaaatatttaagaactgCTTGAAACCAATACTGGGAGCAGAAGGTCTTGATGGAGCATTTTACAAAAAGGGGAAAGAAGTAGCTGAAGGATTAGCATGCTTTTATAGAAAAGATAGATTTCA gtttgtTGGAGAAGAAAGTATTGTGTTAGCAGAAGCTGTAAAAACGAAATTGTGCTTAAAACCAATATGGGACAAAATCAAAGATAATACACCACTGACAGAACGTTTGTTAGATAGATCTACTGTATCTAGTGCCACATTCTTACAATCACTTGATAATCCAAATGAGCTTCTTTTAGTAGCAAATACACATTTATACTTTCACCCTGATGCTGATCATATAAGACTTATACAAGGTGGCATAGTCATTTATTGGTTGAtggatttaaaagaaaaaatggtTACCCAG TTTCCCGGAAAAAGGATCAGTGTCATACTGTGTGGAGATTTTAACAGTGTTCCATCTTGTGGCATTTATCAATTGTATACAACTGGTACATCACCCAGTACTCTACCAGATTGGAAATCAA ATATTACTGAAGCTGTATCTGGTTTAAGCTTAGAACAAAATATTGCTCTGAGCAGTGCTTGTGGTACACCAATGTACACAAATTTCACTGACGGATTTGCTGATTGTTTGGACTACATATTTTATGAGAAGATCAACTTAGATGTGGAAcag GTTGTCCCTCTGCCAAGCACTGAAGAATTAAGACTACATACTGCTTTGCCCAGTGTAGTATTTCCATCAGATCATATATCTTTGGTTTCAGATTTAcgatttaagtaa